In the Cryptococcus depauperatus CBS 7841 chromosome 4, complete sequence genome, CCAACATACCTGGgagtagaagaaagagagaagggcaaaagaacaaatggaaagagacCGACAAGCCTGCAGGAAGTCTcaagtttgagaagaaaatgatcAAGGTTATGAATATAGGTTGACAAACATAGTTGCATACGTCTATCGGTAAATTGTCTACTTTTTCTATAAACAATATAATTAGTCTTGAGCGGTAGCTTTCATTATGCACATGAATGATTCGtttctcttgctttcttttcttaaTTCAAATTTGGTGTCGGTTGTAGCATCCATAAAGACAGTCTATTTATATACAGTGTGAGCATAGGACAAGCCAAAGATGTCTCGAATTGGAGGCATTTACGCTCCACTGTTGGCGTTGATATGCTGGTCTCGGATTTGGCGGTGATACTGCTTGAGGCGCTTGGTGATACGGTCCTCAAGCGTAAGCTCGTTCGCTTGGTTGCTACATTACAAACTCAGTACAAAGAGTCTGAGAAGAGCAACGAAAAATTACTGAATCTTTTCActcatctttctcatctcctcAACCACCCActtctctcttctggcAACCTCTCGCTCTCGTTCCTCTacctccttctctctctccctttccctcttccttctctcttcatACTTTTCCTGCTCTTCACGACGAACagctttttgagcttcatCGTCAATGTGATCTGAATAACGATCTGAAGAGCCAGCGGACGATTGACCGATAAACTGCGCAGTAGGTACATTGGGACACACGGGACATGGAGTAGATTTGAGTTGTGAGATCTCAGTTTGGAGCCGGTCAcggagaaggagagaatgagTAAGGGCAGAAGAGAGAGCGAGAGTCTGAGGTGTATCTATCAAGATGTCAGCAGCGATATACAGGTAAAACACAACACCCACCCGACTGATTCTCGTCGTTCATCCGAATGACCCAAATCTCTCGTTCCTGGCCTTCACCCTTGGATCTTACCACGCTGGCACCCCCAGGAAGTTCTTCAACACTCCACCACCTCTCACCATCCTCGCCGACACCAACACCAAAAGGTCGACCGAGCGCAGTGTTCCAAAACCTGAGATGCGGAGCCATACGCAAAAGCTCAAGCTGGTCCTTGTCTGGTAGAGCGAGGAGAGACGTGGAAATTGGGTTAAGCGGATCAAAAGGCGCAATGAGCGCCGAGAGGGGGGGCGGAAGAAACGTCGATAGTTTGGTGAGGAGCTGTAGCTTTTCCTGGACAACCTTCTCTTGAGCCTGCAGGATAAGTGGTGTCAGCGATAATTCACCAAAAAGCATACAAAAACCTACCCGCAATACCTTGTGTCGGCCAGTCACGGTAGGCAATGAACCCTTGGGCACCTCAAGCACAAGAGCAATGACACTGATGATCAAACTGATCCACAGTAATGGATGAGGCATTGTCCATTTGAACGGAccccatctcttcttctccgcCACGGGCACCAAAGGCGTCTGCACGTTGAGCGTGATGGGCGGCGCTTGTGCTGGCGACACTGGCGGTGCTGGCCTTGGTGGAGCCTCTTTCTGCTGAGTTTGCGGGTACGGATGGACATAGATGTTTGGGAGTTGAATAGGGATTGGCTGTCCATTAGTCGAGTTTGTCTGCACATGGATATGCTCTGCATCATGAGTGGTATGCTCCTGGTCTCGCCTCTCACGGTGTGGGTCAATTCCTAGCCTTGCGTGATACAACTGGTCCATTGTGAGTTGTGGAATACAAGTTGAAAgtgtaaaaagaaaatctgCGAGTTTTATACTCCGATTAAAAGGAGGGGACTGTGTGAGCAAACAAAATGCGTGATGGCGACTGGCAACCTCATGGCTCGTTGCTGTGGCTTACAGAGCATGCATATAGCGACGCCTACAACACGGCAGCCTGCCTCGGTACGGGAGCAAgcatcatctttggcagcaCCGAACCAGCGACACCTGCCAGCGCCATCCTACCGGCATCGTCAGCACGACTGTATTCCCGGAGCGACTCACCCCAGCACGAGCAGCGGCGAGCTCGACTCTTTGCCTTGCCGTAGTGGCTGGCTATTGACGAATCCAAAGACGGCGAGGGCAAAGGCGCCCCAGACGATGCTACACGGTGTCAACGCTATCGACAGCCTTTTCACCCACAGAGGCTGCTTGATAAACATGCCAGCAGCGGCGCTCGTCATGGCTGTCTGGCCATACCAATCGCTGTACTCTGACCATTCTTCGCTGAGTGGAAGATGGTAAGGGTATACCCTGAGTGGATGTCAGCGATGGCTCGTATCCCGACGCGATGCTCACCTCTCTGTAGACCTGGGATCAGATTTCTCGAGCACCGGAGCGGCCACAACCATTTTATAAATAGAGtagatggaaaggaaaaaagaaaaagagaaagaaaaaaatgtGCGTTTAGGATAAAAAATTCGTGGAGTCGATTATTAACTAAGactttttatatatatttattttttcttaATTTTAATTTTGATTTTACCTTTAttgctgcttcttctttttttaaaaagaaaaaatgtcTCAGCCACGACAAAGCATCAAGGTGGGCATTTTGGGAGCCACTGGCACGGTTGGGCAACGGTGAGTCTATAGATGCTGACCTCTTTACTCATGTGCTCAGTTTTATCGAGCTCCTCGCATCTCACCCATACTTTACCATTCACGCCCTTGGTGCTTCCTCAAGGTCGGCAGGTCAAGCGTATGCCAAGGTTGTCCGATGGAAGCTTGCCATGTCTATCCCGGACTCTGTACGGGACATGGTGGTAGAAGAATGCAAGCCAGATGTAGGCGGTTTCAGTGAATGTGGGGTCGTTTTCAGTGGATTGGATGCCGACGTTGCTGGCGACATTGGTTTGTTTTTGTAGGGTGGAACTGTTGCTGACCTGCTGCAGAACAGGCGTTCCGAGCAGCCGATTTGGTTGTCTACTCGAATGCGAAGAATTATCGTCGCGACCCCTTATGTCCTCTCATCGTTCCCCTTGTTAACCCTTCCCATCTCGACATCATCCCTTATCAACGCCAGTCTCTGGGTTTACAAAAGGGATACATTGTCACCAATGCCAATTGCTCTACGACGGGCCTTGTCGTGCCACTTGCTGCGCTTGAAAAGGCTTTTGGGCCTCTAGAGACGGTTATGGTCACCACTCTTCAAGCGATTTCGGGTGCTGGATACCCCGGGGTGAGCAGTCTAGATATTATGGATAATGTTGTGCCCTATATTGGTAGCGAGGAGGAAAAAATTGAGTGGGAAACCAACAAGATTCTCGGCGGTCTTACTTCTGACAAGAAGGCGTTTGATCTGCATGCGCCTAACCAAATCAATGTCTCGGCGCAGTGTACTCGAGTGCCAGTGATTGACGGCCATACAGGCTGTGTCTCTGTGAAATTTGCGCGGTCCCCTGCACCATTGGTTGCAGAAGTGGAAAAAGCGTTTAGAGACTTTAGATGTGAAGCTCAAGATTTGAATGTGCCATCTGCACCTGGCCAAGCGATTGTTGTACATGATGCACCTGATAGACCTCAGCCGAGACTGGACAAGGATTTATATAATGGCGCATGCGTGAGTGTGGGTAGGATCAGAGATTGTCCGGTGTTTGATATCAAGTTTGTTTGCTTGATTGATAATGTCAGGTTGGGTGCGGCGACCAGTTCAGTAATCAATGCAGAGATTGCAGTAGAAAAAGGTCTAATCCAGTAAGGATTGTGAAGATCGTATAACCATGCATAATATCCTCCATCCTATGTCTTTGCGCAAATGGTACGTGTCCAGACGAACCGAAATCGAAAAGAAGATCTTCAGTGACCCACAAAAAATCGAAGCAGTGGTATGAAACAAACGGATGGATATAACTTGATAACAAGGACTAGAAGAAACAACTGAGAATACCAAACAAGCTCACAATGAAACAGTCTATTAGAAACACTAGTAATCCATTAGTCTTGTCTCGTTGTTACGCCCATCCATACCCACTCTCAAACCTCTCTTTGcaactttcttctccacaGCTCGTTCTAGTTGCATCTTTAAACTGGTTGCTTGCGCCTGAGATGCTTGCAGCGAATCCCTCGCTATTCTCTGCTCTTCAGAAATCTTGCTCAATTGTTCCTGTCTAGCCTCGAGTTCTGCAGTATGTTCTCGGCAAGCTTGAATAACACGTTTTGATTCTTGACGAGCATCATCCAGGTGTGTGCGCAAATTGTTTGCTACATATCTTTAGTCAGCTTCCTACCACTGCGAACAATACAATGGGCTTACCTATTTTCTGAGCCTCCCGAAGGTCAACTGCGAGATTGTTAActttgaccttttcttcctgtaACTTTGTCTCCTATCGCCCAGGTCAGCACCATCTTCGGATTCTTTTGAGGAGACCCACaatctctttgattttgtctttttcctttcctacttcatttctcaatccatctctttctgctAGGACAGCATACAACGTATGGGCTCCAGCCTCACTGCTAGGCTCTGAATGGCCTGCAGATGACTCACTTTGCCTCTTGTCCATTTGTCCAGAAAAAGACGTTATATTGTCAAGCTTAAGCATGTTTTCTGTAGGACTTCGTGGGATAGGCGGCAGAGGAGTGGTAGGTGGAGGTCCCTGAGGAGGAGGTACCAATTTTCGACCGAAGCGTTGTTCTAGTTCACTATTCCTCTTACTCAACTCGGCATTGCTAGTCTTCAAATCGTTGTGCGCCTTCTCCAGTTCagctttggctttttcaAGTAGAGCGTTGGATTTGGTGAGTTCAGCTATTTGA is a window encoding:
- a CDS encoding aspartate-semialdehyde dehydrogenase produces the protein MSQPRQSIKVGILGATGTVGQRSAGQAYAKVVRWKLAMSIPDSVRDMVVEECKPDVGGFSECGVVFSGLDADVAGDIEQAFRAADLVVYSNAKNYRRDPLCPLIVPLVNPSHLDIIPYQRQSLGLQKGYIVTNANCSTTGLVVPLAALEKAFGPLETVMVTTLQAISGAGYPGVSSLDIMDNVVPYIGSEEEKIEWETNKILGGLTSDKKAFDLHAPNQINVSAQCTRVPVIDGHTGCVSVKFARSPAPLVAEVEKAFRDFRCEAQDLNVPSAPGQAIVVHDAPDRPQPRLDKDLYNGACVSVGRIRDCPVFDIKFVCLIDNVRLGAATSSVINAEIAVEKGLIQ